Proteins from a genomic interval of Kitasatospora herbaricolor:
- a CDS encoding NAD(P)-dependent oxidoreductase, translated as MRIVVLGATGPTGRELVEQALAAGHQVTAVARRAAALPPRAGLTTVAADVTAPGALDAAVEGGDAVVSALGVPPGRRPVDVYSVGIRNAAEAMARHGVKRLVAVGSSVTDPAWRPSGAFFFNHVLDPYVNRVIARTAHEDMRRMEAVLEAGELDWTVARPSGLFDHPVVTDFQVAENSGDGVFTARADLAAAMLRELAEGRFVRKAMGVVTTEVRPSIPRLIWREATRKK; from the coding sequence ATGCGCATCGTCGTCCTCGGCGCCACCGGTCCCACCGGCCGCGAACTCGTCGAGCAGGCCCTGGCCGCCGGCCACCAGGTCACCGCGGTGGCGCGCCGGGCCGCGGCGCTGCCGCCCCGGGCCGGACTCACCACCGTCGCCGCGGACGTCACCGCCCCGGGCGCGCTCGACGCGGCGGTCGAGGGCGGCGACGCCGTGGTCTCCGCGCTGGGGGTGCCGCCGGGCCGGCGGCCGGTCGACGTCTACTCGGTCGGGATCCGCAACGCCGCCGAGGCGATGGCGCGGCACGGGGTGAAGCGGCTGGTGGCGGTCGGCTCCAGCGTCACCGATCCGGCCTGGCGGCCGAGCGGCGCCTTCTTCTTCAACCACGTGCTGGATCCGTACGTGAACCGGGTGATCGCCCGGACCGCCCACGAGGACATGCGCCGGATGGAGGCGGTGCTGGAGGCCGGTGAGCTGGACTGGACGGTCGCCCGACCGTCCGGTCTCTTCGACCACCCGGTGGTGACGGACTTCCAGGTCGCCGAGAACAGCGGTGACGGGGTGTTCACCGCGCGGGCCGACCTCGCCGCGGCGATGCTGCGGGAGCTGGCCGAGGGCCGGTTCGTCCGGAAGGCGATGGGCGTGGTGACGACCGAGGTCCGGCCGAGCATCCCCCGGCTGATCTGGCGGGAGGCCACCCGCAAGAAGTAG